The DNA window TACTGGTCTAGTTCATGTAGTAGGTGAAATTTCTACTAATACATATGTAGATATTCCTCGCATCGTACGTGATACAGTTCGTGAAATTGGTTATACACGTGCAAAATTTGGCTTTGACTGCGACACTTGCGGTGTACTTGTTTCTATTGATGAACAATCTGCTGATATCGCTATGGGCGTAGATGAAGCTCTTGAATCTAAAGATGGTAATGGTGAAGCACTAGATAAAATCGGTGCTGGTGACCAAGGTATGATGTTCGGTTATGCATCTAATGAAACACCTGAACTTATGCCAATGCCTATTTCTTTGGCTCATCGTTTATCCCGTCGTCTTACAGAAGTTCGTAAAGACGGCACTTTGACATACCTTCGCCCAGATGGTAAAACTCAAGTTACTGTTGAATATGTTGATGGTAAACCAAAACGTATTGATACAATTGTTATTTCTACGCAACATAGTCCTGAAGTAACTCAAGAACAAATTAAAGCAGATTTGAAACGCTTTGTTATCGACGCAGCGTTACCTGCTGAATTTGTTGATGAAAATACAAAATACTTCATCAACCCAACTGGCCGTTTCGTAATCGGTGGCCCTCATGGGGATGCTGGTTTGACTGGCCGTAAAATTATCGTAGATACTTATGGTGGTATGGCTCGTCATGGCGGCGGTGCTTTCTCTGGTAAAGATCCATCTAAGGTAGACCGCTCTGCAGCATATGCTGCTCGTTATGTAGCTAAAAACGTTGTTGCAGCAGGTCTTGCTGATAAATGTGAAGTACAAGTTGCTTACGCAATCGGCGTTGCTCATCCTGTATCTATCTTAGTTGATACTTTTGGTACAGGTCATGTTGAGGAAACTAAAATTCAAGAACTCGTTAAGAAACATTTCGACCTTCGTCCAGCAGGTATTATTGAAATGCTTGATTTGTTAAAACCTCATTATCGCAAAACTGCTGCATATGGTCACTTCGGTAGAACTGATGTAGATTTACCTTGGGAACGTACTGACAAAGCAGCAATTTTAAAAGCTGAAGCTGGCTTATAATACAAAAGGTCTTAGTAGAATTTCTACTGAGACCTTTTATAATAAATGAAAGGAAATAGTGTATGCGTGTCGCAAAAGTTATTATTAATAGACCTGCTAAACAACTTCATAAACCATTAAGCTACTTAATGCCTGAAAAGTTTGGGAATGTCTTACCTGGCACACGTGTACTCATTCCATTAGGCAATAGTCGTGAAGAGGGTATTCTAATTGGTTATGAAGAATTATTAGAACCCCCTGAATTTAAATTACGAAATATTGTTCAAGTATTAGACAATGAACCGTGGTTTACTCCTGAAATGATGGATACTGCACGTCGTTTAAATGAATATTATTTATTCTCTTATGGCGATGCATTACGTTTGTTTACAGTTAATAAAACTCTTAAATCCTATGAAGCACCTAAGGAAGAATGGCTTGTTGTTACGCCTGCTTTTTCTATAGAACAATTTAGTGAGCGAAAAAAGAAGCAACGAGAGTTAGCCAAATATTTACTTGAAGTAGGTGGTGCATCAAAAGCTTTATTATTGGCCAAAGGATTTTCACGTATGGTCATTAAACAAGTGAGTGAAGCTCAAGGGATTACCATTGAATCTAGATTTAAAGCTACAAAGACTACCTTTGATGAACTGTTTACAGAAGAAGTAAATATACCATTAACTGATGCACAACAAGCGGTATATGAGCCTATTCAAAAGGCGATGAATTCACATCAACATAAAACCTTTTTATTGCATGGTGTAACAGGTAGTGGGAAAACGCAACTGTATTTAAAAGCCACAGCAAAATGTATAAGTCAAGATAAGACGGCTATTATACTAGTTCCAGAAATTATTCTGACAGATCAAATTGTACGGCGCTTTGTAGAAACCTTTGGTGATGAAGTTGTAGTATTTCATAGTAAATTGACGGTCCAACAACGCAATAATAACTGGGAGCGTTTACGTCGTAAGGATAGTCATATTATTATTGGTGCTCGATCAGCAGTTTTTGCTCCAGCAGAGGATATTGGTCTTATCGTAGTCGATGAAGAACATGATACATCTTATAAGCAAGAGGATATGGTTCGTTACCATGCCCGCAACGTTGCCTTATGGCGTGGAGAAGCACATGGTTGTCCAGTTATATTAGGCTCTGCTACACCAGCTGTTACTTCTTATTATAAAGCCAAGCAAGGGGAGTATCAGTTGCTAGAGTTGCCACATCGAATTTTTGAACAACCAATGCCAAAGGTAACGATTGTTGATATGAAGGAAGAAATTCTTCATGGTAACTATTCTGTTTTTTCTGATGCTATGAGTAGCTTGATTCAAAAAACATTGAATGAACATAATCAAATGATTATTCTTTTGAATAGACGTGGTTACAATACCTTTGTTATGTGTAGAGATTGTGGGGAAACCATAATGTGTCCACATTGTGATGTGGCCATGGTGTATCACCAGGCTGGTGAGGAATTACGTTGTCATTATTGTGAACATCATGAACCAATTCCTACAGTATGCCCAAAATGTCATAGCAAACGTATTAAGTTCTTTGGCTCAGGTACACAAAAGGTTGAAGAAGAATTACGACGGCACTTTAAATCTGCACGTATTGCTCGACTTGATCAAGATGTGACAAAGAATAAGCAATTAGCAGAAGATATTTTACATGATTTTGGGGCCCATAAATATGATATTTTATTGGGAACTCAAATGGTATCAAAAGGGCATGACTTTAAAGATGTAACAGCTGTTGGTATTTTAACGGCTGATTCCGTTTTAAATATTCCTGTATATACTGCATCTGAACGAACTTTTGATCTGCTTACCCAGACTTCTGGTAGGGCTGGCAGAGGTGATAAAACGGGCAGTGTTGTTATACAAACATATAATCCTTTAAATTATGCTATAATAAAGAGTAAGGCTCATGATTATGTAGGCTTTTACAATGAAGAAATTCAAAATCGTAAAGCCTTAGGATATCCTCCATTTAGAGAGATGATACATATGGTAGTGCGTCATCAGAACATGGACACCTTGGAGACCATTGCTAATCGCATTGTAAGCGATTTAGAGGCTCATAAAGATAATAGCGATATTCTCATCAATGGTCCTTATGAAGCAAGTATTAAAAAGGTACGGGATATGTATCGTTTAGCGATTATGATTCGCGGTACCGATTTATCAAATTTAAAAGAATATATATATAATTCGTGGATCTTCACACAAGAAGGACTTTTGATTGATGTAGATCCAGTTTAGTATAGGAGTATAAATGGCAGTATTAGACGTTGTGAAAGCAGGTCATCCCGTTTTAAAACAAATTGCGGAACCTGTAGAACATGTTAATAAAAAACTTAGAGCCCTTATCGATGATATGGCTGAGACAATGTATGAAACCGAAGGCGTTGGACTTGCTGCACCTCAAGTAGCTGTATCTAAACGAATTATCGTCGTAGATGATCATGCTGGTAGTGGTCTCATTGCTTTAATTAATCCTGAGATTACTCATGCTGAAGGCTCCCAAGTGGGCCCAGAAGGATGTTTGAGTGTACCTGGTTATTTTGGTGATGTTGAAAGATTCGATAAAATCACAGTTAAAGGTATTGACCCTCATAATAAAAAGGTAACAATTAAAGCTGAAGGGTTCTTGGCGCGTATTTTTCAACATGAAATTGACCATTTAGAAGGGCATTTGTTTATTGAAAAAGCAACTAATTTACGATTGATTACGGATCATCCAGAGGAGAAAGAAATTGTCTAATCAAAAACAATTGCGCGTCGTATTTATGGGGACGCCAGACTTTTCGGTTCCTACTTTAGAAGCATTAATTAAGGCTGGACACTCTATAGTTGGTGTATACTGTCAGCCTGATAAACAAAAAGGTCGCGGTAAACAAGTTCAAATGCCACCTGTAAAAGTGGCAGCTCTGGAACATAATTTACCTGTTTTCCAACCTGTTACCTTACGGGATGAGCAAGTGCAAGCTGAATTAGAAGCATTAAAACCAGATGTAGTAGTGGTTATTGCATACGGTAAAATCTTACCGCCATGGCTTATTCGCTTACCTCAATATGGATGTATTAACGTTCATGCATCTATCTTACCTAAGTATAGAGGGGCTGCGCCGATTCACTATGCTATTTTAAATGGGGATACTAAAACAGGTGTTACCATTATGCATATGGATGATGGTCTTGATACTGGTGATATCATCGATATCGTAGAGACCGATATTTTACCTGGTGAAACAACGGGTCAATTATTTGAACGTATGGCCGTACTTGGTGGCGAAACGATTGTACCTGTATTAACTCGTTGGGTTAACGGAGAGATTGTAGCTACTCCACAAGATGACTCAATAGCTACACATACGACCAAAATTACAAAAGAAATGGGACACATTGATTGGTCTAAGCCTGCTAATGAAATTGCAAACCTCATTAGAGGACTTAACCCAGCTCCTGGATGTTATACATATCTCGATGGAAAACGTTTAAAAGTATGGTCTGGAGAAGTGGTTCCCAGTGATACGACTCACTGTTTGATAGATGTTCATGGTAAACATGTACCAATTGCTATTTCAGCCACAACTGTTCCTGGTACAATCGTATCTAAAACAGCCGGGTTAGGTGTATTTTGTGGTGATGGAAATATACTTCTATTAACAGAAGTACAACCGGAAAATAAAAAGCGTATTTCTGCTACCGATTTTATTAATGGACATCAAATAAAGGAAGGTATCGTTTTTGGAGACTCAATGTAAGCAGTACGAAACGTATCCGTTATACCTGATATTATCATCAATTACATGTGCTTTAATTACTGCCATAATCGGCTTTCTAATGTATGTGTTAGAACCGGGGCTTACACAATTACATCCTATTGCACCCATAATTATTACAGTTGTTTTTTCTGTATGTATTGGTGTTATATGGTTATTGTGTTTATCCTTGATTATTGCTAGTTTCGGTATAATACGGTTACATCCTATTGTTTTAAGACTAGCCAATCAGTTTATATATGGATTATTTCCATTATCCTTATTGATTGGTAAAGTGAGAGGGGTTACTAAGGATCAATTGCGTCAATCTATGATTGATTTGATTAATCATCTCGTGATGCTAGATATGTATACGGTTGATCCAAAACGCATATTGTTATTAACACCGCATTGTTTACAGGAAAGCTCTTGTGTTCATAAGGTTACACATGATGTATATAATTGTAAGCAGTGTGGTAGATGCCAGGTTGGAAGTTTATTACAAGTTGCCAAAGATTATGGTTGTCAATTTATAGTTGTTACAGGTGGTACATTAGCGCGAATGAAGGTAAAAGAAGCAAGGCCTAAGGCTATTGTAGCCATTGCTTGTGAACGTGATTTAGCAAGTGGTATGGCCGATGTATTTCCTATACCTGTCATTGGTGTTTTAAATGAAAGACCTAATGGACCATGTTGCAATACTACAGTGGATCCTGAACGAGTTCGTGCAGCAGTTGAACAATTAATTGGTAGGAAAAACGATGACTGAAGTAAAAAGTTATGAACAACAAAATATTCGATTGCTCGCAGTGAAAGCTTTGAGTGATATTAATCGTAATGGTGCTTATGCGAATATCAAGTTACAGGAGTATTTACAGAAATATCATCTATCCGATTTAGACAGACGATTTTTTACTGAGTTGGTATATGGTGTTATTCGTAGAAAAAATTATCTTGATGCCATTATTATTCACTTTGCAAAACGACCTCTCAAGAAATTATCTTCAATGGTTGTAGAAATTCTTAGACTAGGTATTTACCAAATTATCTATATGGATAAGGTACCTGAAAGTGCAGCTGTCAATGAATCTGTTAAATTGGCTAAAAAGTTAACTAGAGGTTTATCTGGTTTTGTAAATGCAGTGTTACGTTCCGTTTTGCGTGAAAGTGATAGTATTTCTATTGGTGAACTTGCTAAATCTGAGGCTGAAGAAATTTCTTTCATTTATAATCAACCATTATGGCTGGTTAATTTATGGATGAATGAAATGGGTAAGGATAAGACTATAGATCTTTGCGCTTGGTTTAATGAACAACCTAGATTGACGGCACGTATCAATACGATAAAAATATCTATTGAGGATTGCCTAAAAGAATTACAAGATTTAGGTTGGACCGTTGAGCAGGATACATATATTCCAGAAGTAGTTTATATTAATGCGCATCAAGGCCATTTAGAAAAAGCAAAACCTGTTATCGATGGGCACATTACCTTTATGGATAAAGCATCTATGTTAGTGGCCCATGTAGTAAATCCGCAGCCAGGAGAGCGCATATTAGATTGTTGTGCTGCGCCAGGTGGTAAGTCTATGCATATGGCAAGCCTCATGAATAATACAGGCGCTATTATGAGTTGTGATATATACGATCATAAATTAGACCTTATGAATCACAATGCTCAGCGATTGGGCGTATCTATTGTTTCTACTAAGCTCCAAGATGGTCGTTATTTACCTGATAATTGGAAGGAACAATTCGATCGTGTCTTAGTTGATGCACCATGTTCTGGACTTGGCATTTTACAAAAAAAATTAGATATGCGTTGGAGAAAAACAGAATCCTTACTTACTGAATTGCCTCCATTACAGCTTGAAATATTAGAAAAAGCCGCTGAAATGGTCAAAGTTAACGGATATTTAGTATATTCTACATGTACGATCAATAGCGGTGAAAATGAGGATGTATTGGAAAAATTCTTAGCAACTCATAAGAACTTTGTTATTGACCCTGTATCCTATGAAGGATTACCACCATCTACCGATGGTATGATTACAACATATCCACCGCGAGATCATATGGATGGATTCTTCATGGCTCGTATGAAGCGCATATCATAATAATAGAAATGGAGTACCATGATAGAATTATTGGGTAAGTCTTTAGAAGAATTACAATCTATCTTTAAGACCCATAATATACAAAAGTTTCGAGCGAAACAGTTAATCGACTATATCTATCATAGATATGTGTTTGATTTTCAAGACATGACACAATTTCCAAAAGAATTGCGTCAATGGTTAAGTGATAACTGTATTATTTCTTTACCTACATTAATTACAGAGTCTGTTTCTCCAGATGGGAAGACTCGTAAAATACTCGTTGAAATGACAGATCAAAGCCGAGTAGAAGCCGTTTTGATGGAACAACATTATGGATATTCTGTATGTGTTTCTTCTCAAGTGGGCTGTGCTATGGGATGTGTATTCTGTGCTTCAACACAAGGCGGTTTATACCGTGATTTGACAGTGGCTGAAATCATAGGTCAAGTTGTTATCTTCGGGGCTCTTACTAAAGAGCAAATTCATTCTGTTGTCGTTATGGGCGCAGGTGAGCCGTTACAAAACTATGATAATGTGTTACAAGCTTTACAACTGTTACACGATCCTGTAATTTGTAATATTAGTTATCGTAAGATGACGATTTCTACCTGTGGATGGGTTCCTAACATCTATAAGCTAGCTGATGAAGGATTGCCTATAACATTAGCACTCTCATTACATGCTACAAATAATGAAGTGCGTCGTAGTATTATGCCTGTTGGGGCTCGTTATGAATTGACGGAAGTCTTAGATGCGGTAAAATATTATTATGATACGACTCAACGTCGTATTACCTTTGAGTATATCCTTATAGATTCTGTAAACGCATCTATGGAGGAGGCTCATGCTTTGGGAGAAATCTGTAAGAATTTCCCTAATTGCCATGTAAATTTAATTCCTGTTAATGGCAATGAACATATTGAATTATATAAACCATCTATTACGAATATGAATACATTTAAAGACATCGTTGCTTCCTATGGTGTATCTGTAACGGTACGTAAAGAGATGGGCGATGCGATCCAAGCCGCATGTGGGCAATTAAAAGCAGCTCACGGTCGGAAAAAGGAGAATCATGAATAATTTTGTTGGTTTAAGTAAAATTGGACTTGTGCGTCAGCGCAATGAAGATCGATTTTTTATAGACGGTCCTATTTGTGCTGTCACTGATGGCATGGGTGGCTATAGTGGTGGTGAAATTGCTAGTACCTATGCTGTTGATGAAATAAAAGAATATTTGGCCTCCCTTCAAACGGTTGGTCAACAAGACTTATGTGATGCTATTATTCATGCAAATGAACGTATAGCCAATCGCGTAGCTCATGAAGAACGTCTTGCTGGTATGGGTACTACTGCTGTTGTTACAGCTATTAATGGTAACCAATTATACTGGGCAAGTGTTGGCGATAGTCGTTTGTATGTATATAGAGATGGTCTTTTACGACAAATTACTACAGATCATTCTATGGTACAAGAATTATTAGCTGCTGGAGAGATTACAAAGGATGAAATGCTAAATCATCCTCAAAGAAACTTATTAACCCGTGCAGTCGGTGTTGATGATACTTTAGAGGTAGATAGTGGTGTAGAATCCATTCTTCCAGGTGATCGTATTTTACTTTGCACTGATGGACTATGCGGTTATGTATCAGATGATGTAATAGCTAGTGCTTTACAATCTACTGATGATGATATGAAAGTTATAGAATCATTAATGGAAACCGTATATGATGTCGGCGCAGGAGATAATGTGACCATTGTGGTGGGAACAATCTAATCTAGAAATGGAGAAATAATGAGTACTATGAATATAAAAGGTATACTTCTAGATAACCGCTACCGAATAGTTGATAAAATTGGCGTTGGTGGAATGGCTGACGTATACCTTGGAGAAGATACCTTACTAGGTAGACAAGTAGCAATTAAAGTATTGCATGCTAACTTTGCCAATGATGATGAGTTTGTTACGCGTTTTAAACGAGAAGCACAAGCTGCAGGCAAACTAAATCATCCTAATATTGTAAACATGTATGATGTAGGGTTTGATCAAGACTTACACTATATCATTATGGAATATGTAGATGGTGAAACATTAAAAGAATACATTACTCGTCATGGCAGACTATCCATAGATGAGGCTGTTAAATTCACAATTGCTATTGCTGAGGGTTTAGAGCACGCGCATACAATGGGAATAGTACATTGTGATATTAAACCACATAATGTTATTATCACTCGTACTGGTCGTGTAAAAGTTACTGACTTTGGCATCGCTCGAGCTATGAATGCTACCAATACCGTGATGTATACGAACTCTATTTTAGGGTCAGCCCATTATTTATCACCAGAACAAGCTAGTGGTAAACCTGTAGATGGAAATACTGATATTTACTCTTTAGGGGTAGTTTTATATGAAATGCTTACTGGAAGGGTTCCTTTTGAAGGGGAAACACCAATCGCAGTAGCATTAAAACATGTGCGTGAAAAAGTAGCTCCTCCAACCCGATATAATCCGTCTATTCCACCGCTTTTAGAAGCAGTAGTAATGAAGGCTCTATCTAAAAATCCTGCGGATCGTTTTGATTCTATTTCTGATATGATTAGCGATTTACGATTGTCCCAAGGATTTACAATGGGAAAAACACAACGTCATGAACCATATGACTTTGCTACACAAATGATTCCAGCTGTCGATCCTGAAGCTATGGAGGATTTCAGCACCATTGAAGAAGAGCAAAAAGATGAGGGTAAAAAGAAGAGTATGTTAAGCAAAATAGCATCGATTCCACAAAAATATATTGTTCTAGGTGCTGCTGTTATTTTCTTAGTAGCATTCTTAGGTGCCTTCTTGAGTTATGGTAACTTCTGGAGCAATACAACAGTAGATGTACCTAATGTTGTAGGTAAGCAAGTATCTGTAGCTAAAAATATTTTAGAAGATAAACATTTGCGCGTATCTACAAGTGAAGTTACAAACCCTGATGTACCAGCAGGTCAAGTTATTTCTCAGACTCCAGGGGCTGGGGAAAAGGTTAAAGAACAGCGAACAATACACCTTGTCGTTTCTAAAGGTGTTGGTGATATTACAGTACCAGACTTATCCGGTTTAACTGTAGAACAAGCACGACAACGTCTCAAAGATGTAGGTTTAGTTGTTGGTAAAGTAACTCAACAATCTGTTGATAATAAACCTGATGGCGTTATTATTGCTCAAAGTCCATCTGGTGATTCTAAAGTTTCTAAAGGCACTACAATTGATCTCGTTGTAAATAAAGCAAAAGCTAAAAAGATTCAAATGCCAAATGTTATTGGTATGACCTTAAAAGATGCGCGCGATAAATTGAGCAATGCTCATCTTGGCGTTAATCAAGTCGCTGGTTCTGTAGAGGAGAAATCTATTGTAACAGAACAAAGCATAAAAGCTGGCGATGAAATTGATGAAGGTACTGCAGTAAATCTAACTACTGAATATAAAGATGGCAAAAAGAAAGATGATAAAAAATCTGACAGTAGTAGTAATAAAACTACTGGTACGGTAGATATTACAGTACCGGCAGGCTCTAAAAACCAAGAGTTAAAAATTGTCGTAAAGGATGATGAAGGTTCTGCTGTTATTTATGATGATACAAATAAACCTGGTGATCGTATCGTTAAAAAAGTGTCTGGTGTAGGTAATGTACGTATTGAGGTTTATCTCAATGGTGCATTAGTACAAGAAACAGCATTATAAGGGGAATTATGATTACAGGCATTGTTGTCAAAAATATGAATGGTTACTTTTACGTACAAGACGATAACAGTACTGTTCATGAATGTAAAGTTCGAGGCAGATTAAAGAAAGGTCGCTACAGTTTACTTGTTGGTGACCGTGTTACGATTTCAGAGGATGGATTCGTTGAGTCCATCCATGATCGTCATAATGCTATGGTAAGACCTGCGGTAGCCAATATAGACCAAGTTGTATTGGTTGTAGCTGCCCATGAGCCGGATATTAATGAGTTATTGCTCAATAAAATGTTGGTTATGATTGAGCATGCAGATATTCCTATTGTATTATGTATCAACAAATGTGATTTGATGGATTCAGATACGGAAGAGATGGTAAAACTTTATCAATCTATCGGCTATGAAGTATTGATGACATCAACATATAATATGACTGGTAT is part of the Veillonella sp. genome and encodes:
- the metK gene encoding methionine adenosyltransferase — encoded protein: MAEKHMFFTSESVTEGHPDKIADQISDAVLDAIIEKDPTARVACETLVTTGLVHVVGEISTNTYVDIPRIVRDTVREIGYTRAKFGFDCDTCGVLVSIDEQSADIAMGVDEALESKDGNGEALDKIGAGDQGMMFGYASNETPELMPMPISLAHRLSRRLTEVRKDGTLTYLRPDGKTQVTVEYVDGKPKRIDTIVISTQHSPEVTQEQIKADLKRFVIDAALPAEFVDENTKYFINPTGRFVIGGPHGDAGLTGRKIIVDTYGGMARHGGGAFSGKDPSKVDRSAAYAARYVAKNVVAAGLADKCEVQVAYAIGVAHPVSILVDTFGTGHVEETKIQELVKKHFDLRPAGIIEMLDLLKPHYRKTAAYGHFGRTDVDLPWERTDKAAILKAEAGL
- the priA gene encoding primosomal protein N', whose translation is MRVAKVIINRPAKQLHKPLSYLMPEKFGNVLPGTRVLIPLGNSREEGILIGYEELLEPPEFKLRNIVQVLDNEPWFTPEMMDTARRLNEYYLFSYGDALRLFTVNKTLKSYEAPKEEWLVVTPAFSIEQFSERKKKQRELAKYLLEVGGASKALLLAKGFSRMVIKQVSEAQGITIESRFKATKTTFDELFTEEVNIPLTDAQQAVYEPIQKAMNSHQHKTFLLHGVTGSGKTQLYLKATAKCISQDKTAIILVPEIILTDQIVRRFVETFGDEVVVFHSKLTVQQRNNNWERLRRKDSHIIIGARSAVFAPAEDIGLIVVDEEHDTSYKQEDMVRYHARNVALWRGEAHGCPVILGSATPAVTSYYKAKQGEYQLLELPHRIFEQPMPKVTIVDMKEEILHGNYSVFSDAMSSLIQKTLNEHNQMIILLNRRGYNTFVMCRDCGETIMCPHCDVAMVYHQAGEELRCHYCEHHEPIPTVCPKCHSKRIKFFGSGTQKVEEELRRHFKSARIARLDQDVTKNKQLAEDILHDFGAHKYDILLGTQMVSKGHDFKDVTAVGILTADSVLNIPVYTASERTFDLLTQTSGRAGRGDKTGSVVIQTYNPLNYAIIKSKAHDYVGFYNEEIQNRKALGYPPFREMIHMVVRHQNMDTLETIANRIVSDLEAHKDNSDILINGPYEASIKKVRDMYRLAIMIRGTDLSNLKEYIYNSWIFTQEGLLIDVDPV
- the def gene encoding peptide deformylase; this encodes MAVLDVVKAGHPVLKQIAEPVEHVNKKLRALIDDMAETMYETEGVGLAAPQVAVSKRIIVVDDHAGSGLIALINPEITHAEGSQVGPEGCLSVPGYFGDVERFDKITVKGIDPHNKKVTIKAEGFLARIFQHEIDHLEGHLFIEKATNLRLITDHPEEKEIV
- the fmt gene encoding methionyl-tRNA formyltransferase, with the protein product MSNQKQLRVVFMGTPDFSVPTLEALIKAGHSIVGVYCQPDKQKGRGKQVQMPPVKVAALEHNLPVFQPVTLRDEQVQAELEALKPDVVVVIAYGKILPPWLIRLPQYGCINVHASILPKYRGAAPIHYAILNGDTKTGVTIMHMDDGLDTGDIIDIVETDILPGETTGQLFERMAVLGGETIVPVLTRWVNGEIVATPQDDSIATHTTKITKEMGHIDWSKPANEIANLIRGLNPAPGCYTYLDGKRLKVWSGEVVPSDTTHCLIDVHGKHVPIAISATTVPGTIVSKTAGLGVFCGDGNILLLTEVQPENKKRISATDFINGHQIKEGIVFGDSM
- a CDS encoding DUF116 domain-containing protein is translated as METQCKQYETYPLYLILSSITCALITAIIGFLMYVLEPGLTQLHPIAPIIITVVFSVCIGVIWLLCLSLIIASFGIIRLHPIVLRLANQFIYGLFPLSLLIGKVRGVTKDQLRQSMIDLINHLVMLDMYTVDPKRILLLTPHCLQESSCVHKVTHDVYNCKQCGRCQVGSLLQVAKDYGCQFIVVTGGTLARMKVKEARPKAIVAIACERDLASGMADVFPIPVIGVLNERPNGPCCNTTVDPERVRAAVEQLIGRKNDD
- the rsmB gene encoding 16S rRNA (cytosine(967)-C(5))-methyltransferase RsmB gives rise to the protein MTEVKSYEQQNIRLLAVKALSDINRNGAYANIKLQEYLQKYHLSDLDRRFFTELVYGVIRRKNYLDAIIIHFAKRPLKKLSSMVVEILRLGIYQIIYMDKVPESAAVNESVKLAKKLTRGLSGFVNAVLRSVLRESDSISIGELAKSEAEEISFIYNQPLWLVNLWMNEMGKDKTIDLCAWFNEQPRLTARINTIKISIEDCLKELQDLGWTVEQDTYIPEVVYINAHQGHLEKAKPVIDGHITFMDKASMLVAHVVNPQPGERILDCCAAPGGKSMHMASLMNNTGAIMSCDIYDHKLDLMNHNAQRLGVSIVSTKLQDGRYLPDNWKEQFDRVLVDAPCSGLGILQKKLDMRWRKTESLLTELPPLQLEILEKAAEMVKVNGYLVYSTCTINSGENEDVLEKFLATHKNFVIDPVSYEGLPPSTDGMITTYPPRDHMDGFFMARMKRIS
- the rlmN gene encoding 23S rRNA (adenine(2503)-C(2))-methyltransferase RlmN, producing the protein MIELLGKSLEELQSIFKTHNIQKFRAKQLIDYIYHRYVFDFQDMTQFPKELRQWLSDNCIISLPTLITESVSPDGKTRKILVEMTDQSRVEAVLMEQHYGYSVCVSSQVGCAMGCVFCASTQGGLYRDLTVAEIIGQVVIFGALTKEQIHSVVVMGAGEPLQNYDNVLQALQLLHDPVICNISYRKMTISTCGWVPNIYKLADEGLPITLALSLHATNNEVRRSIMPVGARYELTEVLDAVKYYYDTTQRRITFEYILIDSVNASMEEAHALGEICKNFPNCHVNLIPVNGNEHIELYKPSITNMNTFKDIVASYGVSVTVRKEMGDAIQAACGQLKAAHGRKKENHE
- a CDS encoding Stp1/IreP family PP2C-type Ser/Thr phosphatase is translated as MNNFVGLSKIGLVRQRNEDRFFIDGPICAVTDGMGGYSGGEIASTYAVDEIKEYLASLQTVGQQDLCDAIIHANERIANRVAHEERLAGMGTTAVVTAINGNQLYWASVGDSRLYVYRDGLLRQITTDHSMVQELLAAGEITKDEMLNHPQRNLLTRAVGVDDTLEVDSGVESILPGDRILLCTDGLCGYVSDDVIASALQSTDDDMKVIESLMETVYDVGAGDNVTIVVGTI
- the pknB gene encoding Stk1 family PASTA domain-containing Ser/Thr kinase; translated protein: MNIKGILLDNRYRIVDKIGVGGMADVYLGEDTLLGRQVAIKVLHANFANDDEFVTRFKREAQAAGKLNHPNIVNMYDVGFDQDLHYIIMEYVDGETLKEYITRHGRLSIDEAVKFTIAIAEGLEHAHTMGIVHCDIKPHNVIITRTGRVKVTDFGIARAMNATNTVMYTNSILGSAHYLSPEQASGKPVDGNTDIYSLGVVLYEMLTGRVPFEGETPIAVALKHVREKVAPPTRYNPSIPPLLEAVVMKALSKNPADRFDSISDMISDLRLSQGFTMGKTQRHEPYDFATQMIPAVDPEAMEDFSTIEEEQKDEGKKKSMLSKIASIPQKYIVLGAAVIFLVAFLGAFLSYGNFWSNTTVDVPNVVGKQVSVAKNILEDKHLRVSTSEVTNPDVPAGQVISQTPGAGEKVKEQRTIHLVVSKGVGDITVPDLSGLTVEQARQRLKDVGLVVGKVTQQSVDNKPDGVIIAQSPSGDSKVSKGTTIDLVVNKAKAKKIQMPNVIGMTLKDARDKLSNAHLGVNQVAGSVEEKSIVTEQSIKAGDEIDEGTAVNLTTEYKDGKKKDDKKSDSSSNKTTGTVDITVPAGSKNQELKIVVKDDEGSAVIYDDTNKPGDRIVKKVSGVGNVRIEVYLNGALVQETAL